TCTTTCTGTATATCCAGTTTCACTTTGACTTTGTCGCCAGGCTTCAGTTCTGGGAGCGGTCTTGCAGAGTGGCGTTTGTCATAGTGGTACCTGTAGGCATTCTTGGCTGCTTTGTCTGACTCTTGCACTTGTACAGGATCTGCTTTCCCTGGATACAGTTTCTGCTGCAGGGAAGGAAGTTTGGTTCTCAGTTGTCTTCCCATGAGAAGATGAGCAGGGCTATATCCAGTGGCTTCAATAGGAGTTGAGCGATAGTTCAACAGGGCTAGAGTGGGGTCACTCTGTTTCAGGATAAGTTTAGCTGTTTGGACAGCTCTTTCAGCTTCACCATTGGCCTGAAGGAATCGAGGACTGCTCGTAGTGTGTGAAACTTTCACTAAAGTCCTTGAAGTCCTTGGATGAGAACTGAGGTCCGTTGTCACTTACTACTTCTTTTGGAATTCTAAACCGTGCGAATACCGACTGCAACTTCAGGATTACACTTCTGCTGGTGGTCGATGGCAGTTGAAGGATTTCGataaagtagtagtagtcaaCTACGACAAGGAAGTGCTTCTCCTGGTGTTCACACAGGTCCATCCCAAGTTTCTCCCATGGTGCAGGTGGTAGCAGTGTTGTCTTCAGAGGTTCTTTGCGATGTGCTGGTCGGTTGTTCTGGCAGAACTCGCAAGATTCCACGCAACGTTTAATGCCTTTCCCAACACCGGGCCACCAGACTGTATGTCTTGCACGATTTCTGCACTTGGTCACACCTTGGTGTACTTCATGTAGGCAGTTCAGGATCTCTTTCCGCATTGCCTTTGGAATCACAATACGGTCATTGAATGTAACAAGTCCGTTGCACACACTCAAATGGCTTCTGTCTCTGTAGTATGACCCCAAGCTCGCTCTTATGTTCTGACTGTGGCTCGGCATCCATCAATGATGCACGACGTCAACAAGTGCATTTCGGGATCCTCTTTTGTGGCTTCCCGGATTCTTTCCAGCTTCACGTCAGACACGGGTAGGTTGACTTCGTTCTCCAGTTCAGATGATTCTGGTTTACCGAGCGGAAATCTTGATAGTGTGTCAGCGACAACCAAACTCTTGCCAGGCATGTGCTCTGCCACAGGAGTGAACTTCATCATCCTGATGAGTAGTCTCTGTATTCTGGGTGGCACTTGGTCGATGtctttgttgttgatgatgggTACCAGTGGCTTGTGGTCCGTGATCAGCTGAAAGCGTTCAAGTCCAATGAGATATTTCTGGAATTTCTCACAAGTCCAGACACTAGCGAGACACTCTTTTTCGATCTGAGCGTAACGCTTTTCCGTATCACTCAGAGTTCTAGAGCAAAAGGCAACAGGCTTCAACTCTGTTCCATGTTCTTGTAGAAGTATCCCTCCGATGCCGTAGCTGCTTGCGTCTGCACTCACGATGACAGGCTTTGTCACATCGTAGAACGCAAGGTTCGGTGGTGAGGAAATCTGCATCTTCACGTTCTGGAAGGCTTCTTTCTGACTGTGATCCCATGTCCACACAGTATCAGATCTCAGCAGACTGTTTAGCGGCTGAAGGATGTCTGAGAGGTTTGGCACATACTTTCCCAGAAAGTTCACCATACCAAGAAACTGTTTTACCTCGGACACATTTGTCGGAGCTTTCATGTCATTGATTGCCACAACCTTCTTCGGATCAGGTAGGGTTCCTTCGCCTGTGATCACGTTGCCGAGAAATTCCACACTTTCCTGGTGGAAGATGCATTTCGCTTTGTTCAGTTTCATTCCTGAAGACTTGATTCTTGCGAGGACCTGGTCCAGTCTGGAGTCATGCTCTTCTGTTGAACTGCCCCAGATGATGATGTCATCTGTGGAGACTTCTACTCCGACGATTCCGCAG
Above is a genomic segment from Gigantopelta aegis isolate Gae_Host chromosome 7, Gae_host_genome, whole genome shotgun sequence containing:
- the LOC121377224 gene encoding uncharacterized protein K02A2.6-like, with translation MRKEILNCLHEVHQGVTKCRNRARHTVWWPGVGKGIKRCVESCEFCQNNRPAHRKEPLKTTLLPPAPWEKLGMDLCEHQEKHFLVVVDYYYFIEILQLPSTTSRSVILKLQSVFARFRIPKEVVSDNGPQFSSKDFKDFSESFTHYEQSSIPSGQW